The genomic region CGGTGAGTCAAAGCCAGTCGATAAATCTAAAGATGATAATTTGGCAGCTGGGACAGTCAACGGCAGCGGTTCATTAACTATGAAAGTAACGAAGGTCGGTAACGACACCGCTCTTGCAGGGATTATGCGACTTGTTTCTGATGCACAGTCCAGCAAGTCAAAGACACAGTTATTGGCAGATCAGGCAGCTGCTTACCTTTTCTACATTGCCCTAGGTGCCGCTTTTGTTACAGCAATTGGCTGGTCAGCTGCAGGAGAGTCAAGCGGTTATGTTTTAGAGCGAGTAGTGACTGTTCTCATAATAGCTTGCCCTCATGCACTTGGCTTGGCTATTCCGCTCGTTACTGCAATTTCAACCAGTAAAGCGGCTAGTGCAGGTGTCATAGTGCGTGAACGCAGCGCCCTTGAACTTTCTCGAAATGTGGACGTCGTGCTATTCGATAAAACCGGAACTTTAACAACTGGCGAACAAGGCGTTGTCGATATTATTACTGATAATGAAGAAGAATTGCTCGCTATTGCTGCTGGTATTGAAAACGACTCAGAACACCCCATAGCTCGAGCAATAATTGCGAAAGCAGAAGACAAGAAAATTAAACCCAAGCTTGCTAAGAATTTCAGCGCACTCGAAGGCCGTGGTGCTAAGGCATCGATCGGTAAAGACACCTACTCAATTGGTGGGCCTCAGCTTCTCAAAGAAAAGAAAGTTTCTTTGAATAAAGATCTATTAACTGCAACGGAAAAGGCTCATAAAAACGGCCAAACTGTCGTGTATGTACTTAAGGAAAAAGAAGTCTTCGGGTCTATCATGATTACCGATATAATTCGACCTGAATCTAAATCAGCAGTTGCATCCTTGCAGAATGCTGGCAAGAAAGTAGCCATTGTAACAGGAGATTCAGAAGGCGTCGCTAAGTGGGTTGCGAGCGAGTTGCACATTGATGAGTATCACGCTGAGGTATTACCAGAAAATAAAGCTGCGGTTGTTAAGCAACTGCAGTCTGATGGATCAAAGGTTGCTTTTGTTGGCGATGGCGTAAACGACGCACCTGCACTTACGACTGCCGATGTTGGAATCGCCATAGGAGCAGGAACGGATGTGGCGATTGAGTCTGCTGGAATTGTGCTTGCCAGCAGTAACCCGCAAGGAGTAGCCAAAATCATCAACCTATCGAAGGCTACGTATCGTAAAATGCAGCAGAACTTGGTCTGGGCAACAGGCTACAACGTCATTGCAATACCTCTTGCTGCTGGTGCTCTAGCTGGGGTTGGCTTTGTACTGTCGCCAGCTATTGGAGCAGTTTTAATGTCATTATCGACAATTATCGTTGCATTTAATGCTCAATTACTAAGAACTAAGGAGGTGTGAAATGGAAAAGCAAGAAACTATGAAAGATGTACCTGAGAACGAAGTGGCATCAAAATCTAATAAGAAAAGCTGGTTCATTAAAGGTGGTATCGTCGCTCTGGCGCTATTACTCTTTAGTGGAGGGTACTATGGCTATCTTTACGCATCGACCCCATCGCATTTACGAAATCCTGAGTTTGAGCATTATCACTTCAGAACACAGATTATTGTTGATGGCACATCCGTTGACTTTTCAGAAGAAGAATTCCAACAAGATACTCCGGGTACATGTAGCGTTGAAGTAAGCGGTACACCTATAGACTTTCATGACAATACTAATCAGATGACGCACATCCATTGGGATGGCATAACTGGTGGTGAGTTTTTGAAATATTATGGATGGAACTTTATTGGTGGTAGCGATGACAGTCTAGGACGCAGGCATGACGAAGGGTTTATGCGAATGCATAGCGTCGAGCGTTTCGGTAATTTATTGCCAGACATTTCCGAAGGCTCAAATTTCTATGTCTACACTGGCGACGCAGATGGCTATGAGCAAAAGAACTGGGATGACTTTCTAAGCCAGGATCTGGAAGTGTTTTTTGGTAAGAACAGTAGCTTGAGCAAGGACGAGCAAGCATCGTTACTAGAAAAGATATTCTTCCCTAAAGCATACGCACATGGTAGTGAAGTAGACGAGCACATAGTAGAAAGCGATAAAACCGAAGAAGAACTAACTCGCATCAATAATCTTATTGGTAACGTCGTAATCTTTGTTCAAGACACCGAGCCAACTGAGCAACAGATTCAAGAGCGATTCGCCAATCTAGTTCCACTTAGCGATAGTGTTTGTGGAGGTTAAGCAGTTTCTGTCTGTATTTTAGTTTCAACAAGAAGTACGGTGGCCCTCCAATTCAACTATGCAATAATTTCTCAACTTAACTTATCTTGTCATCAAGCTTAGTCAGATGAATGAGCTTCCAAGCTAACGACGATGAACTTGTTCTCCTCATCAGTTCCTGACTATTATTTTGAGACAGAACATTTAGACTACCTTCCCAAACTATAGTTCTATCTAATATCACAAGCTTTCTGTGTAAGTTCTTTGTAAAGATAACTTGTATTCCTAGTTCTAGTAGTGAAGATAGCGCGTGCTGGGCATCTATCTTCATGAAACCTTTATGTTCATTAGGATCTCTAGTATTAATTATTACCTTAACTCGGTTACTTTTTAGTTCAGTTAGTAATGGTAGTAATTTGGTTAGTCTTGTCTTTGTTATGAAGGGACTTTCAATGATTACTTCAGCTCTCACTTTCTTTAAGTCTTTAGTTAGTTTTTGGTAAAACTGGGTTTGGTCATATAAATCAGCATCTAGATAGGTGTTGTTGGTGAGTTTAGTGAGTAGGTCTAGCATTGTGACTCCTCACTATCACTATTCATGATATCTTTAAGTTGTTGTATATCTATTTCATCTAAGTCTTCTTCACCAAGAAAAGTTCCATTAACGTACTTCCTCCCCAGCCAGAAGGACAACGTTATTTTACATCTGTTATAAAGTTTGATTATTTAATAGGCAAACAGAACGATCAAACTTTTTTATTATAAATAACTTTTTCACAGTACTGCATAGATTCTGCAATAAACAACTCTAATTGCTGATAGTTCTGTTTGGTTTGAGCTAGTTGTAAATATTTATAATAGGCTCGTTTTCGTTCTCGCTGCACCAGAGGAGGATAAGTACCGTGGTGGAGTGCTTGCGCCAACATAAGTAATCTACCAGTGCGTCCATTGCCATCACTAAATGGGTGTATCTTTTCAAATATAGCATGAGATTCGGCAAGCTTACTCACTATATCTTTTGATGTCTTATGACAATTCTTAATAAACTCATCTATTTGCTCTGGAATTTTTTGCCAATTACTTAATGCAACGTGGCTACCGAGTATGCGAACTGAATGACGACGATATTGACCAGCATTACTCATGAGCCCATTCATAAGACGAACGTGTAGATCTAGTATAAGCTTTTCGTTAATTTTGAATTCATTACCTTGCTCAACGATAGTATCTAGTAACCATAGCAATGCTGCTTGGTGATTACGAGCTTCGGTCTGCTCAATAGCTGTTCTATTTGATAACACCTTATGATCAAACAAAACGTCTTCAACATCTGATATCGTCATAGTACTACCTTCAATTGTATTTGTATGGTACGTCAGGTGAAGAATTAGTCTGTCGAGAGAATTTTTATTGTTAATCAAGTCTCTAGGCTTAATTGTCAGTGAACTAGCATTTTCTTTTACGTTTTTTAGACTAGTGCTATCAACGGCGTCAGAACCCAATATTTGAGTAAATAGAAAGTCAATCCTCGCCCGTGCTTGTCTACGGGGCTGTGACTTGTTATTAATCCAGGTGTTTAGAGTTGGGAAAGAAATGTCTAGTTCTTGAGCTAGTTTTTCTTGGGTCCATCCTGTAGCCTTGGTTATTGATTGTAGCTTTTGTTGATATGTCATAACTTTATAATGTTATCACTTTCTTTATAAAGTTACAAGTGTGTACTGTTGCCAGTAGTATTAAATATAACAATCACTATCGTCCTTGTGGCTTATAATATATTTGATTTGTTGGATATCTATTTCATCAAACTCTTCATCACCACCAAAAGTTTGATTAACGTACTTCCTCCCCAGCCAGTTTGCATTTTTAGCCGTTCGAGCCAGAATATCGAACGGCTTTTTGTATTCCCACCGAAGTAAACTTTGTTCAAGCGTAGCGTTCTGAAGTACAAAGTTAAAAAGCCGTCTTGAATACTCCATTTCCGAACGTAACAGTAGTGAGGGAGCTTTTTGCGTAAGTTTGAGCATTCTATCAACTGTTAGGTAAAAAGCGTCGTCTGCTTTGTCGATTGCGTCTAGTTTTGATTTGATGCTGTCTCGCATACCACGATACTCTGATGCCTTTCGCTCGTAGAACGTATCGTCAACCACGCCATCAAGGTGATCTTCATAGAGCTTTTCTAGTCGCTGTATGTAGCGTGATAGCTCGATGTTCAAACGATTTACACGTCGTGATTTATAGCCTACTTTATCTTGGTGTGCTTTCTTCAGCATTTCGCTCACTTTCTTGTAATCATCCTCAGATAAGACGATAGCTTCAAACGCTTTGACTACTTGGTCGGAGATAGTTTCTTCACGGACATAGGGCGTCTTGTGCTTGCCCTTAAATTCAGTGCAATGATAATAGTGGAATCCTTTCTTTCGCTCAGGCGAGACACTGCAGCCACAAACTGCACAGCGAATAAGGCCTCTGTATAAGAACGGAATGCCAGCGTACTTAAAGCTTTTTTTGTTGAAGCCTTTAATGACTGCTTCAACCTTTTCGAACAGATCCTTAGAAATTATCGGCTCGTACTTGTGAGGATACAGCTTACCTTTTATTATCATTTCGCCGTAATAGAAAGGGTTATTGAGTATCTTAGCGATGAGACTGATGCCCATTTTTACGTTGTGCTCTTGTTTAAGTTTCTTACGAATTTCAATCATTGAATAAGATCCGGTTGCATACCAACGATACATTTCAAGAACAATTAATGCCTGACTGGAATCTTGCTCAATCCAGCTTTTATCATCCTCGGTTCGCACGTTTCGGTAGCCATAAGGAGCTTTGCTAAGCCATTCACCGTTCTTAACCTTTTGTTCAAAACTTCGCTTCACGTTGTCACTAAGTTGAGTTACGTAACTCTTCGCAAACATCACAGCCATATCCCAACGCATAAGTTCTGAGCTGTTTGAATTTTGGTGAAGTATTAAATTCTCACGAATAAAATGTATGATTATTTTATCCCGTTTTCGTAGATCATCCAGTAGCACTGACTCTTTGAAATCTCGTTGCATGCGGTCTACTGTGTCGGTGATGATAGCAATCTTTTGCTTAGACTTTTCAATCTGCTTGATCATTTGCTGGAATTGCTTACGATCTTGTTTCGTGGACGATTCAGCAAACTTGAACGTCTCGATTATTTCAAAATCGTTTCGTGCAGAATACTCCTGCATACGACGAAGTTGTGATGGCAGTGAATTAGTGTCTTCCTGCTCTTTAGTTGATACACGGGCAAGTATGTAGGCTTGCATATTTCTACCTCCTAAAACTTAAATGGACGGTTGTGGCTTTCCCATACACACTACCGAAACCGATAGCTTTCTGGCACAACCGCCCATTAAGAGCAGAAAACGAAAAAAGTTTCGGTTTTGCGTGTGATTGGGAAAGCTCTTTAATTATAACTCAAATTGGTCGTTTATGGTGGTTTGCCTTTCTTCTGCTTTAGCCTTTCCTTTGCCTTTAGGAAGCTTTTATATCCATCCCCGTCTTTTGTATCTTCATTAGTATTTAATGAGTCTTTATTGGTGCTAGTTTCTCGTGTAGGGGTGTCATCTGAAACGACCACACCCTTATGCTCCTCGTATACAGCCCTCTGTCTGTCTGAAGCAACTTGACGAACAGCAGTGACTAAGCCTTGAAGGTCAAATCTATTGGCTTCGCCAGTCTTGTAAATGAACCTTACGTAGCCTATTCGCCTCAAATGCTTGAATGATTTTCTTACAGTTCCGATTGATATGCCTTGTGCGTCTGCAATAGCCTTAGCGGATGCATACCCAGTACCGACACTCATAATATGCTCAAGTACAGCAAGGTCATAAGTACTTAGCTTTAATTGATTAGCTCCACGCAAAAGATCGTTAGGTAATTGAGTAAAACCTCCACTCAATACTGTCTTACCCCATATCTTTTCAAAAACCTGTGTTGATTTATCACTGTTACCGTTCATCACATCCTCAATTTTGTATGTCTATGTCATCAATTCGTATCTCTGAATATAATCAGCTACCGCATCCTGTATTTCTTGTCCTAGATCCTTGAGTATCGGGTAACACGTATCAACATTCTTTCTGCGTGGATAGACAAGGCGTATTCCTCCCATAGGGCGTGTATACACCGCCACGCCAGTAACGTAGAAGCTCTCAAACAACACGAAACTAGCAAACGCTATTAGTCCAAACTTTGGTTTGACGGGTACAACCGTAACTTCACTGACCTTTTTCACCGAGTCTCTCCTCCATTTCTGCAAGCAGCTCAAAGAACTCTGCCAGTGTCTGGTAGTCCTGTTCAGTAAGTTGCTCTGTTGACTTCATACTTCTATCTTATGAGAGTAGTAAGCCGTCTTGAGCCCCACTAATTCTTATCTGTATTTATCAAAATGGATGCGATCTATTCTGTGAAATGCCATTGGATTTAGTGATGTAGTTTTGGTGTTATGTTCAATGAGTTTGATATTGTTTTTGGTAGCCGTGCTAACTCGTTTGTTGATTGATTCCGATGTCTTTTTGATGACTGTCAGATTAGCAAGATCTTTACGTAAATAAAGAAGAGGATAATTGTCTATCAATGATTCAAGCATTTCTTCGCTGTCGTGTAACTTAGCTATATCTTTAAATAGCTCTTCAAGCAAGGCACTAGGCTTATTGTGTTGGTTAAATTGTACGTACTTCGATGGTGTGTAGTAGAGTCTGCCGTGCATATAGCGGTATGACTTTCTGAGCTCAAGCTTATGCCTATTCTGAAAAGCATCAATGAACTTTCTTATTTCAACGAACTTGTTCTGGAGTGTATTTGCCGAACTTTTGTCTTCGCCAGCCTTAGTAAAATCTTTGTTAAAGTAAACTTCATTCATAAACGTTTGATCAGGTGAAAGTAGATGGGCAAAAAATTGCCTTGCGGAAGAATCTAGTCCTACTTCAATTTGAAGAGCTATTTTGTGTTGCGTTCTTTGACCGTCGTCATCACCTATTTTCTTCTTGCGTTTATCGAGCTTAAACTCTTTATAGAATCGTTCGTAAGCACGCTCATAGTCGTTAACTAGTGCAGTAATTAAATCAGAATAATCATCAGCTTCTCGGTACTCTTCATCAGAATAGGCTTGTTCATAGGTATCTATATTCAGGGTTTTCATCACATCTTCCTAAGCTCATTATAGGGGAAAATTCCAAAAAAATTTTGTGTGAGCACTAGGTACAGAAAAGCAGAGAGAAGAAAGGAAGGTGGGGGTGGTTGATATATCCAGAGAATGAATGATATTAGATACTCAACCACTCTTAGGTGTACGATCGCACAAGTTCTTGTGCGACATACCAATAGCTTCATTGAGTCATCGCACATTATCTGACAATGTACGACGCCTTTCCCTACGGGGTTAAGTCTATTTGTTTAATGTATAGGGGGGTATACACCACGTGGATATAGAGATACAGCTAGTTCTGGGGTAATCTACCTCTGTTGTCTGTTTAAAGCAGGATTCTATTACCGTCTTTGTCGTAAATAACAAATGCATTCTCTTTGTTGCTTGGATCGTTTTCGTCAATTGACAACAATAACTCCACTAGTTCAACTAAGCTTGATGATTCACTCATTTATATTCTCTCCTATGTTAATAACTCGCTACATTTTGATACTATAAGAAGGTCTAGTTCAGTACAAAGTACGAAAAACCAACAAATTTCGAGTTGGTTGCACTCAAAAATGGGCAACTCCTCGAAAACGCAGGGTGCAACCGTGCCTTGTGCTGGACTAGACAACCTAGAGGGGTTGTCCTTTTTTATTCAGACAACTTCTCCGAACTTAAAAAGGAGGTATAAGTTGTCTACAAAAACCCTTAACAAGAAGCGGATGGATCGCAAGTCATACCTAATTAGTATGCTGTTTGTATTCCCATTATTTATTATCAGTACGGCACTTGGTCGGGCGTACGTTTATGCACCTTATGAAACTGAGCAAGGTTTTGCATCAATGGCAAGGATTGTGGCTCTTACGCTAATGGTTGTTGTGGTTGTCTGGAGCATCCGCAGACTGCACGATATTGGACGATCAGGCTGGTTTTCGCTACTGCTGATACCACCAGCGACTTTGTTCTTTGTAATTTACGCTCTCGTCGCTCCTGCTAAAAACGAAAACAACAAATGGGGCGATGAAACTACTCAAGTTAGAGTGTTTGGCATTAAGGCAAAAGGCGTTTTTAGAATTACGAGTATTGTTTTGACTGCTCTACTCACTTCGTTTATTTCGATTGTTTTTTATAGCGTACTGATTGGCATTTAGTTTTGGTATTGCTTTTGTTGGCTATTTTGTTGCAAAAGCCGATTTTCACTAGAGATTTAAGAAGTAAAAGATGTATACTATAACAGATGTTACCAAAAATTATAGACAATGAGCGTAAACAATTGGGAGACACGCTCAGAGAGCTTAGTAAAACTCACGAGCATCTCTCAATAGCCACAGGGTACTGGGATCTTCCTGGCACGCAAATTTTGTTTGATGAAATAAAAAACTA from Candidatus Nomurabacteria bacterium harbors:
- a CDS encoding copper-translocating P-type ATPase, with the translated sequence MFKQKFWLSFFLTLPVLYFSQTIQDLLGYKAITFNGSEYIPAIFGIFIFFYGGLVFLKSAKTELASRKPGMMTLISLAISVAFVYSSLITLNIVDGMDFWWELASLVTIMLLGHWLEMASVMNAQGALNELAKLLPDEAERIIKDGTEKVAVSELEVGDIVLVRPGAQIPVDGTVIKGESKVNESMLTGESKPVDKSKDDNLAAGTVNGSGSLTMKVTKVGNDTALAGIMRLVSDAQSSKSKTQLLADQAAAYLFYIALGAAFVTAIGWSAAGESSGYVLERVVTVLIIACPHALGLAIPLVTAISTSKAASAGVIVRERSALELSRNVDVVLFDKTGTLTTGEQGVVDIITDNEEELLAIAAGIENDSEHPIARAIIAKAEDKKIKPKLAKNFSALEGRGAKASIGKDTYSIGGPQLLKEKKVSLNKDLLTATEKAHKNGQTVVYVLKEKEVFGSIMITDIIRPESKSAVASLQNAGKKVAIVTGDSEGVAKWVASELHIDEYHAEVLPENKAAVVKQLQSDGSKVAFVGDGVNDAPALTTADVGIAIGAGTDVAIESAGIVLASSNPQGVAKIINLSKATYRKMQQNLVWATGYNVIAIPLAAGALAGVGFVLSPAIGAVLMSLSTIIVAFNAQLLRTKEV
- a CDS encoding Fic family protein, translated to MTYQQKLQSITKATGWTQEKLAQELDISFPTLNTWINNKSQPRRQARARIDFLFTQILGSDAVDSTSLKNVKENASSLTIKPRDLINNKNSLDRLILHLTYHTNTIEGSTMTISDVEDVLFDHKVLSNRTAIEQTEARNHQAALLWLLDTIVEQGNEFKINEKLILDLHVRLMNGLMSNAGQYRRHSVRILGSHVALSNWQKIPEQIDEFIKNCHKTSKDIVSKLAESHAIFEKIHPFSDGNGRTGRLLMLAQALHHGTYPPLVQRERKRAYYKYLQLAQTKQNYQQLELFIAESMQYCEKVIYNKKV
- a CDS encoding recombinase family protein; translation: MQAYILARVSTKEQEDTNSLPSQLRRMQEYSARNDFEIIETFKFAESSTKQDRKQFQQMIKQIEKSKQKIAIITDTVDRMQRDFKESVLLDDLRKRDKIIIHFIRENLILHQNSNSSELMRWDMAVMFAKSYVTQLSDNVKRSFEQKVKNGEWLSKAPYGYRNVRTEDDKSWIEQDSSQALIVLEMYRWYATGSYSMIEIRKKLKQEHNVKMGISLIAKILNNPFYYGEMIIKGKLYPHKYEPIISKDLFEKVEAVIKGFNKKSFKYAGIPFLYRGLIRCAVCGCSVSPERKKGFHYYHCTEFKGKHKTPYVREETISDQVVKAFEAIVLSEDDYKKVSEMLKKAHQDKVGYKSRRVNRLNIELSRYIQRLEKLYEDHLDGVVDDTFYERKASEYRGMRDSIKSKLDAIDKADDAFYLTVDRMLKLTQKAPSLLLRSEMEYSRRLFNFVLQNATLEQSLLRWEYKKPFDILARTAKNANWLGRKYVNQTFGGDEEFDEIDIQQIKYIISHKDDSDCYI
- a CDS encoding winged helix-turn-helix transcriptional regulator, producing the protein MNGNSDKSTQVFEKIWGKTVLSGGFTQLPNDLLRGANQLKLSTYDLAVLEHIMSVGTGYASAKAIADAQGISIGTVRKSFKHLRRIGYVRFIYKTGEANRFDLQGLVTAVRQVASDRQRAVYEEHKGVVVSDDTPTRETSTNKDSLNTNEDTKDGDGYKSFLKAKERLKQKKGKPP
- a CDS encoding septation protein SpoVG family protein produces the protein MKKVSEVTVVPVKPKFGLIAFASFVLFESFYVTGVAVYTRPMGGIRLVYPRRKNVDTCYPILKDLGQEIQDAVADYIQRYELMT
- a CDS encoding DUF805 domain-containing protein produces the protein MDRKSYLISMLFVFPLFIISTALGRAYVYAPYETEQGFASMARIVALTLMVVVVVWSIRRLHDIGRSGWFSLLLIPPATLFFVIYALVAPAKNENNKWGDETTQVRVFGIKAKGVFRITSIVLTALLTSFISIVFYSVLIGI